From the Hevea brasiliensis isolate MT/VB/25A 57/8 chromosome 15, ASM3005281v1, whole genome shotgun sequence genome, one window contains:
- the LOC131174029 gene encoding bidirectional sugar transporter SWEET4-like, which yields MVDKEVARNIIGIIGNVLSFCLFCSPIPTFVEILKSKSVGEFKPDTYLATILNCFLWSFYGLPVVHRDTLLMSINNIGIAMEAVYVIIFFIHAQRSGRVKVLKWISIELVFLATLVTSTLKFIDTHEQRSKIVGIICLIFNIVMYASPLSIMRKVITAKSVMYMPFYLSLAIFLNGIIWVIYAVVDKLDVFILIGNCVGILSGAIQLVLHACYQKAHGKPAPDLQLQPSTPEL from the exons ATGGTGGACAAAGAAGTAGCCAGAAATATTATAGGCATCATTG GAAATGTACTCTCTTTTTGCCTATTTTGCTCACCAAT CCCCACATTCGTGGAAATTTTGAAAAGCAAATCAGTTGGGGAGTTCAAGCCAGACACCTATCTAGCAACCATATTGAACTGCTTTCTATGGAGTTTTTATGGTCTACCTGTGGTCCATCGAGACACTCTCTTGATGTCCATCAACAATATTGGAATAGCCATGGAAGCTGTTTATGTTATCATCTTCTTCATACATGCTCAAAGGAGTGGCCGA gtTAAAGTACTTAAATGGATCTCCATAGAGCTTGTTTTTTTGGCCACTTTGGTGACATCCACATTGAAGTTCATTGACACCCATGAACAAAGGTCAAAAATTGTTGGGATCATTTGTCTCATATTTAATATAGTCATGTACGCGTCACCCCTTAGCATAATG AGGAAAGTGATTACAGCAAAGAGCGTCATGTACATGCCATTCTATCTATCTTTGGCTATTTTTCTCAATGGAATCATTTGGGTCATTTATGCTGTGGTGGATAAACTTGATGTCTTCATTTTG ATTGGGAATTGTGTGGGAATATTATCAGGAGCCATACAACTAGTTCTCCATGCATGCTATCAAAAAGCCCATGGCAAGCCAGCTCCTGATCTTCAACTTCAACCCTCTACTCCAGAACTGTGA